In Rickettsiella endosymbiont of Aleochara curtula, one genomic interval encodes:
- the ftsA gene encoding cell division protein FtsA → MAKKPTKNLIVGLDIGTSKVNALVGEVKPNGIEIIGMGIYPSLGLKRGVVVNIDATVDSIQRAVGEAEAMAGCPVRSVYTGIAGNHIRSLNSHGIVAIQNQEVTHADVERVIDAAKAVAIPADQKILHILPQEFIIDSQEGIREPIGMSGVRLEAKVHMVTGAVSAAQNIIKCIQRCGLEVSEIILEQLASSQSVLTEDEKELGVCLIDIGGGTTDIAVFTEGAIRFTSVIPIAGDQVTNDIAVALRTPTQSAEQIKRKHACALPELADPDERVEVSGVGDRPGRTLTKRALAEVVGPRYEELFHLVKAELYRSGFEEFLAAGVVLTGGASNVSGSVELAEKIFKLPVRLGHPQYITGNNEVTTNGMYATSTGLLLYGYQQQCEQRKPNVLFARKIVRIKNWLCENF, encoded by the coding sequence ATGGCGAAGAAACCGACTAAGAATTTAATTGTAGGTTTAGATATTGGTACGTCCAAGGTCAATGCCTTAGTGGGTGAAGTGAAACCCAATGGTATCGAAATTATTGGCATGGGAATTTATCCTTCATTAGGATTAAAGCGAGGTGTTGTAGTCAATATCGATGCAACTGTTGATTCGATTCAACGTGCTGTGGGCGAAGCAGAAGCGATGGCTGGATGTCCAGTTCGAAGCGTATATACTGGTATTGCTGGAAATCATATTCGGAGTTTGAATTCTCATGGAATTGTCGCAATTCAAAATCAAGAAGTAACCCATGCGGATGTTGAGCGTGTAATCGATGCAGCCAAAGCGGTTGCAATTCCAGCGGATCAAAAAATATTACATATTTTGCCCCAGGAATTTATTATTGATAGCCAAGAAGGTATCCGTGAACCAATAGGCATGTCAGGCGTGCGTTTAGAAGCTAAAGTTCATATGGTAACAGGTGCAGTGAGTGCTGCACAAAATATCATTAAATGTATTCAACGCTGTGGTTTAGAAGTTTCAGAAATAATTTTAGAGCAACTTGCTTCAAGTCAATCTGTATTAACAGAAGATGAAAAAGAGTTGGGCGTGTGTTTAATAGACATTGGTGGTGGAACAACTGATATTGCTGTATTTACCGAAGGGGCTATACGTTTTACATCCGTTATTCCGATTGCCGGTGATCAAGTTACGAATGATATTGCTGTTGCATTAAGAACCCCCACACAAAGTGCTGAACAGATTAAAAGAAAACATGCTTGTGCTTTGCCAGAATTAGCCGATCCAGATGAACGTGTCGAGGTATCTGGAGTAGGCGATCGTCCCGGACGCACACTGACTAAACGTGCTTTAGCTGAGGTGGTAGGGCCACGCTATGAAGAGCTTTTCCATTTAGTGAAGGCAGAATTATATCGTAGTGGTTTTGAAGAATTTCTTGCTGCAGGAGTGGTATTAACCGGTGGTGCTTCTAATGTCAGTGGTAGCGTCGAGTTAGCAGAAAAGATTTTTAAGCTGCCCGTAAGACTGGGTCATCCTCAATATATTACTGGAAATAACGAAGTAACGACCAATGGCATGTATGCAACCAGTACAGGTTTACTATTATATGGCTATCAACAACAATGCGAACAGAGAAAGCCTAATGTATTATTTGCTAGGAAAATAGTACGTATAAAAAATTGGCTATGCGAAAATTTTTAA
- the lpxC gene encoding UDP-3-O-acyl-N-acetylglucosamine deacetylase yields MSRKNNSIQTSRALKQRTLKNVIKAAGITLHSGETAILTLRPAPINTGIIFRRIDFNPIVEVQARAEHVGETTLQTTLLKNGVRVATIEHLMSAMAGLGIDNAYVDITASEIPIMDGSAGPFIFLIQSAGIEEQSASKRFIRIKQAIKVTEGDKWACFEPFDGFKVSFEIDFNHPLFQNRSQKASIDFSTTSYIKEVSRARTFGFMADYEKLREVRLALGGSLDNAVVVDEYRVLNEDGLRYEDEFVRHKILDAVGDLYLLGHSLIGAFSGYKSGHALNNLLLRRLLCNAEAWEYVEFEDEVKAPLVYRRALLDAYRTE; encoded by the coding sequence GTGTCCAGAAAAAACAATTCAATTCAAACTTCACGTGCGCTAAAACAACGTACTTTAAAAAACGTTATTAAAGCCGCAGGAATTACCTTACATAGCGGTGAAACGGCTATTTTAACTTTGCGACCGGCTCCGATTAATACCGGAATTATTTTTCGACGGATAGATTTTAATCCTATAGTTGAGGTTCAAGCTCGGGCTGAGCATGTGGGTGAAACTACCTTACAAACTACTTTACTCAAAAATGGTGTCAGAGTAGCTACCATAGAGCATTTAATGTCGGCTATGGCCGGTTTGGGTATTGATAATGCGTATGTCGATATTACCGCTTCAGAAATTCCTATTATGGATGGAAGCGCAGGACCCTTTATTTTTTTGATTCAGTCGGCGGGTATTGAAGAGCAAAGCGCTTCAAAACGCTTTATCCGTATCAAACAAGCGATTAAAGTAACTGAAGGGGATAAATGGGCTTGTTTTGAACCCTTCGACGGATTTAAGGTTTCGTTTGAAATTGATTTTAATCATCCGCTTTTTCAAAATCGTAGTCAAAAAGCCAGTATTGATTTTTCTACGACTTCCTATATTAAAGAGGTTAGTCGCGCACGAACATTTGGGTTTATGGCAGATTACGAAAAATTGCGCGAGGTTCGACTCGCTTTAGGCGGGAGCCTTGATAATGCAGTTGTGGTAGATGAATACAGAGTACTGAATGAAGACGGTTTACGTTACGAAGACGAATTTGTGCGCCATAAAATTCTTGATGCAGTCGGAGATCTCTATTTATTAGGCCACAGTCTGATTGGAGCATTTAGTGGTTATAAATCTGGTCATGCACTGAATAATCTATTATTGCGTCGCTTGCTGTGTAATGCAGAGGCTTGGGAATACGTGGAATTTGAAGATGAAGTAAAAGCACCGCTGGTTTATCGACGTGCTTTGCTAGATGCATATAGGACTGAATAA
- the rnhA gene encoding ribonuclease HI, which yields MPKIPKIEIFTDGACRGNPGPGAWAALLRYQGKEKTISGTETTTTNNRMELMAAIQALMAVKKPCQISLSTDSQYVQKGITEWLPQWKRRNWLTTNKKPVKNSDLWKELATQAERHQIRWEWVKGHSGHPENDRVDSLANAALDELLK from the coding sequence ATGCCTAAAATTCCGAAAATAGAGATTTTTACTGATGGGGCCTGCCGAGGGAATCCAGGTCCTGGGGCCTGGGCAGCCCTACTACGGTATCAGGGCAAAGAAAAAACCATTTCCGGCACAGAAACTACCACTACGAATAATCGTATGGAGTTAATGGCGGCCATCCAAGCTTTAATGGCGGTAAAAAAACCCTGTCAAATATCACTTAGTACCGATTCACAATATGTCCAAAAAGGGATTACCGAATGGCTGCCACAATGGAAACGGCGAAATTGGCTCACCACCAATAAAAAGCCGGTTAAAAATTCTGATTTATGGAAAGAATTAGCCACTCAAGCAGAACGCCATCAAATTCGCTGGGAGTGGGTAAAAGGACATAGCGGCCATCCAGAAAACGATCGCGTCGACAGCTTAGCTAATGCTGCCTTAGATGAACTGTTGAAATAG
- a CDS encoding class I SAM-dependent methyltransferase codes for MKQHYLDIEDRRLASLIPDYAGRHLLQLSPHAFSSLSTSPIIHKIKVSWSYKSQLIADKIDCPDLESLYTHLPFANDSINLVLMPHTLETNKSTALAILTEAWRVLAPSGHLIILGINPTSLWGLYRLFSFNKQPAWDGRFHTIQTLCQWIHFLGGEIQHTESFLYRPPLTSTPGLWVFKKLAWLERVSPWLIPYMGGIYLIIAEKRIKRPNGLGLVWQFPPVLNNKVLAPNARGPHHA; via the coding sequence TTGAAACAGCATTACCTAGATATTGAAGATCGCCGTTTAGCAAGTCTAATCCCCGATTATGCAGGCCGACACTTATTGCAGTTGAGCCCCCATGCATTTTCAAGCTTATCTACTAGCCCTATTATTCATAAAATTAAGGTTTCTTGGAGTTATAAAAGTCAGCTTATTGCTGATAAAATAGATTGCCCTGACTTGGAAAGTCTATACACTCATTTACCCTTTGCCAATGACAGCATTAATCTAGTCCTGATGCCCCATACCTTAGAAACGAACAAAAGCACCGCATTAGCCATACTAACAGAAGCCTGGCGAGTACTCGCCCCCAGCGGCCATTTGATTATATTAGGGATCAATCCTACCAGTTTATGGGGCCTATATCGGCTATTTTCATTCAATAAACAGCCTGCCTGGGATGGTCGTTTTCACACCATTCAAACGCTTTGTCAATGGATACACTTTTTGGGAGGTGAAATTCAGCATACTGAGAGCTTTCTATACCGCCCCCCTTTAACCAGCACCCCTGGTTTGTGGGTATTTAAGAAATTAGCATGGCTAGAACGGGTATCACCTTGGCTGATACCTTATATGGGGGGAATTTATTTGATTATTGCAGAAAAACGAATAAAAAGACCCAATGGCTTAGGCTTAGTTTGGCAATTTCCGCCAGTACTCAATAATAAGGTCTTAGCTCCTAATGCTCGAGGGCCGCACCATGCCTAA
- the dnaE gene encoding DNA polymerase III subunit alpha, which produces MPSFIHLHLHTEYSLSDGLIRIDKLVSKADELSMPAIAVTDLSNLFATIKFYQAATKKGIKPIVGAECRVKNDQLPGQAFQLILLCQNQTGYRNLIQLISRAYLENQLEGKPVLQKSWFANCSDGLIALSGAREGDITSCLVKNNKPLATEILQSWLRLFPNRFYLQLQRLGRPLEEEYIGSAVELANKYSVPVVATNEVCFISAEDFEAHEARVCINSGYTLNDPKRPKIYTDQQYLRSIDEMAVLFADIPSALTNSVEIAKRCNLEIELGASFLPNFPIPAGMSAENFLIQEAKQGLAQCLERHAETFLCLSEVKNTESKLSTIIEKQGLQKPCSNAHEVEKIYFERLHSELKVINSMGFASYFLIVADFISWAKKNQIPVGPGRGSGAGSLVAYALQITGLDPLQYDLLFERFLNPERISMPDFDIDFCMEGRDRVIDYVTERYGRDAVSQIITYGSMAARAVVRDVGRVLGYPYGMVDKIAKLIPFELGITLEKALDQEDELKHRYTNEDEIKVLIDLAKKLEGLVRNVGKHAGGVVIAPSKLTDFTPLYCEPGGIHCITQFDKDDIEKVGLVKFDFLGLRTLTIIDWAVQAINSKKPPGESLLDITAIPIDDVNTFALLKACKTTAVFQLESRGMRDLVKRLGPDSFDEIIALVALFRPGPLQSGMVDDFINRKHGRAQVQYDHPFLEPILSPTYGIILYQEQVMQIAQVLAGYTLGAADLLRRAMGKKKAEEMAQQRTIFIKGAEQKSIESRLANQIFDLMEKFADYGFNKSHSAAYALVSYQTAWLKTHYPAEFMAAVLSSDMDHTEKVVTFLDECRLMKLNILPPDINHSHYKFTVDESASSIRYGMGAIKGLGAGAIEMLIEQRKQHAFSDLFDLCHRVDLQKINRRSLEALIFSGSLDSFGVNRASLLANVESALQAADQKSLAKVSGQQDFFGLDMVSQSSQMVKHEDWPKLQRLQAEKEVLGFYLSGHPLENYAEELSHFITTSLNELTAKAGHHMTIAGWVLSIRSLWTKRGDRMAVVNLEDASGRLEVTLFSDTFAKYREKLNKDKLLIIEGEIQRDEYTGNTRVLGKKILDITEARESHAKNLTIRLSKPTINPSLLDDLQKLMINFCPGLCPTRIAYHHPELSTEVFLSLGNSWSVKPTDDLLKALRENFGEDSICIQY; this is translated from the coding sequence ATGCCATCTTTTATTCACCTGCATCTTCATACAGAATACTCTTTAAGTGATGGTCTGATTCGTATTGATAAGCTTGTCTCTAAGGCAGATGAGCTATCGATGCCAGCTATTGCGGTGACCGATCTATCCAATTTATTTGCAACGATTAAATTCTACCAGGCTGCGACTAAAAAAGGCATTAAACCTATAGTGGGCGCGGAATGTCGCGTAAAAAATGATCAACTTCCTGGCCAAGCATTTCAATTAATTTTGCTTTGTCAAAATCAAACAGGCTATCGAAACTTAATTCAATTAATTTCCCGTGCCTATTTAGAAAACCAACTGGAAGGCAAGCCTGTTCTCCAAAAAAGTTGGTTTGCAAATTGTTCTGATGGCTTAATTGCGCTCTCCGGAGCAAGAGAAGGTGATATTACCTCTTGCTTAGTGAAAAATAATAAGCCACTAGCAACAGAAATATTACAGTCTTGGCTAAGATTATTCCCGAATCGTTTTTATTTGCAGCTACAACGTTTAGGCCGTCCCTTAGAGGAAGAATATATCGGGTCGGCTGTAGAACTAGCAAACAAATATAGTGTCCCAGTTGTTGCGACCAATGAAGTTTGTTTTATTTCAGCGGAGGATTTTGAAGCACATGAAGCTAGAGTCTGTATTAATAGTGGCTATACCTTAAATGACCCTAAGCGGCCCAAGATTTATACCGATCAGCAATACCTGCGCTCTATAGATGAAATGGCAGTTTTATTTGCGGACATTCCATCGGCATTGACCAATTCCGTGGAAATTGCCAAGCGTTGTAATTTAGAAATTGAATTAGGCGCATCTTTTTTACCTAATTTTCCTATTCCCGCAGGCATGAGCGCTGAAAATTTCCTGATACAAGAAGCAAAACAAGGTTTGGCGCAATGTTTAGAGAGACATGCTGAAACCTTTTTGTGTTTATCCGAGGTTAAGAATACAGAATCCAAGCTATCTACAATAATTGAGAAGCAAGGTTTGCAGAAACCATGTTCTAACGCCCATGAAGTTGAAAAAATTTATTTTGAGCGATTGCACTCGGAGCTCAAAGTGATCAATTCGATGGGTTTTGCAAGCTACTTTCTTATTGTGGCGGACTTTATTAGTTGGGCCAAGAAAAATCAAATACCTGTCGGGCCTGGTAGAGGTTCTGGAGCGGGATCTTTAGTAGCTTATGCATTGCAAATTACCGGTTTAGATCCTCTGCAATATGACCTGCTTTTCGAACGTTTTTTAAATCCAGAGCGTATTTCTATGCCGGATTTCGATATTGATTTCTGCATGGAAGGACGTGACAGGGTAATTGATTATGTAACAGAACGTTATGGGCGTGATGCGGTTTCTCAAATTATAACTTATGGAAGTATGGCCGCTCGCGCGGTCGTTAGAGATGTGGGGCGTGTTTTGGGTTATCCCTATGGTATGGTGGATAAAATTGCTAAGCTAATTCCTTTTGAATTAGGTATTACGCTCGAAAAAGCCCTCGATCAAGAAGATGAGCTAAAACATCGTTATACAAACGAAGACGAAATAAAAGTATTAATCGACTTGGCAAAGAAATTGGAAGGATTGGTGCGTAACGTCGGTAAACATGCGGGTGGAGTCGTGATTGCCCCCTCTAAACTGACGGACTTCACACCACTTTATTGTGAGCCAGGTGGAATACATTGTATTACTCAATTTGATAAAGATGATATTGAAAAAGTTGGCTTAGTTAAATTTGATTTTCTCGGTCTTCGGACGTTGACCATCATTGATTGGGCGGTACAAGCAATTAATTCAAAAAAACCACCTGGAGAATCCTTATTAGATATCACTGCCATTCCTATCGATGATGTGAATACCTTTGCTTTATTAAAAGCATGTAAAACAACGGCTGTATTTCAATTAGAGTCTCGAGGAATGCGAGATTTAGTTAAACGATTAGGCCCAGATAGTTTTGATGAAATCATTGCTTTAGTTGCTTTATTTCGCCCCGGGCCTTTGCAGTCCGGTATGGTTGATGACTTTATTAATCGTAAACATGGACGAGCACAGGTTCAGTATGATCACCCTTTTTTAGAGCCGATATTAAGTCCTACGTATGGAATAATCTTGTATCAAGAACAGGTGATGCAAATAGCACAAGTACTAGCAGGTTATACCTTAGGAGCGGCTGATTTATTGCGCCGTGCTATGGGAAAAAAGAAAGCGGAGGAGATGGCGCAACAAAGAACGATTTTTATAAAGGGGGCAGAACAGAAAAGCATAGAGTCTCGTTTAGCAAATCAAATCTTTGATTTAATGGAAAAATTTGCAGACTATGGATTTAATAAATCGCATTCTGCGGCATATGCTTTAGTTTCTTATCAAACAGCGTGGTTAAAGACACATTATCCCGCTGAATTTATGGCAGCCGTATTATCGTCCGATATGGATCATACTGAAAAAGTAGTCACATTTCTTGACGAGTGTCGTTTAATGAAATTGAATATATTGCCACCCGACATCAATCATAGCCACTATAAGTTTACCGTAGACGAATCTGCAAGCTCGATACGCTATGGTATGGGTGCTATTAAGGGCTTAGGCGCCGGCGCCATAGAAATGCTCATAGAACAACGAAAGCAACATGCATTTAGTGATTTATTCGATTTGTGTCATCGCGTTGATTTACAAAAAATAAATCGTCGAAGTTTAGAAGCCTTGATCTTTTCCGGTAGCTTAGATAGTTTTGGTGTAAACAGAGCGAGTCTTTTAGCTAATGTAGAATCCGCTTTGCAAGCAGCCGATCAGAAATCATTGGCGAAAGTTTCTGGCCAGCAAGATTTTTTTGGTCTAGATATGGTTTCCCAGTCGAGTCAAATGGTGAAACATGAAGATTGGCCAAAATTGCAGCGCTTACAGGCTGAAAAGGAAGTCTTAGGATTTTATTTAAGTGGTCATCCTTTAGAAAATTATGCTGAGGAATTATCGCATTTTATCACGACATCTTTAAATGAGTTAACTGCCAAGGCAGGTCATCATATGACCATTGCGGGCTGGGTATTGTCTATTCGTTCATTATGGACTAAGCGCGGTGATCGAATGGCTGTAGTTAATTTGGAGGATGCTAGTGGACGTTTAGAAGTGACCTTATTTAGTGATACCTTTGCTAAATATCGTGAAAAATTGAATAAAGATAAGCTTCTAATCATTGAAGGAGAGATCCAACGCGATGAATATACAGGCAATACGCGAGTTTTAGGAAAAAAAATTTTAGATATCACTGAGGCACGTGAAAGTCACGCAAAAAACTTAACGATTAGACTATCAAAGCCCACCATAAATCCTAGTCTACTGGATGATTTGCAAAAATTAATGATCAATTTTTGTCCAGGACTATGTCCAACACGTATAGCTTATCATCACCCTGAACTAAGCACAGAGGTTTTTTTGAGTTTGGGAAATAGTTGGAGCGTAAAACCTACTGATGATTTATTGAAGGCCTTACGCGAAAACTTTGGCGAGGATTCTATCTGTATTCAGTATTAA
- a CDS encoding transglycosylase SLT domain-containing protein, whose translation MTYKMLKIYSLLLTVLFILAVGITACVQFPSSEEGGKGLGGAGNDTDSKTYQTVIMKSTGSSLAPKNAKALYSAVDKGTLWEPIRAHLQLSAREENQPQVQEQIRWFAKNPVYLKDAVNRAAPYIYYVYSQVRLRDLPTELVLLPIIESGYNPSATNSSSGAAGLWQLMTSTAKGYGVHQDRGFDGRRDISSSTNAALNYLTYLRSFFGGDWLLAIAAYDTGEGNVQNAIRHNTQQDKNTHFWALPLASETRSYIPRLLALAAIVKNPAKYGVSLPPVSAKPYLELVDANSMSLTHVAKLAGMSVAELKELNPGMKSSSAAIKRGQVALPIDRVALYKQQLVTATSSNSKVQADDSRLALKQAGTKAKHSPVQLVSNQTKPSPATLVKSNPSSQQIHLVKSGDTLAGIAKHYHVSVKKIQAWNKLDSDFLKPGEKLKIMLS comes from the coding sequence ATGACTTATAAAATGCTTAAAATTTATTCATTATTACTTACCGTACTATTCATTCTAGCAGTGGGTATCACCGCATGTGTGCAGTTTCCTAGCTCTGAAGAAGGTGGGAAGGGCCTCGGCGGTGCGGGTAACGATACTGATAGTAAAACCTATCAAACCGTTATTATGAAATCGACCGGTAGTAGTTTAGCGCCTAAAAATGCTAAAGCGCTTTATAGCGCTGTAGATAAGGGTACGCTTTGGGAGCCTATTCGAGCCCACTTACAATTGTCGGCTCGTGAGGAAAACCAACCTCAGGTTCAAGAGCAGATCCGATGGTTTGCTAAAAACCCAGTCTATTTAAAAGACGCGGTAAATCGAGCTGCACCTTATATATACTATGTATATTCGCAGGTGAGACTTCGTGATTTGCCTACTGAGTTGGTTTTATTGCCTATTATTGAGAGTGGTTATAATCCGTCAGCGACTAACTCGTCCTCAGGCGCGGCTGGTTTATGGCAGTTAATGACGAGTACCGCTAAAGGCTATGGTGTCCACCAAGACAGAGGTTTTGATGGTCGTCGAGATATTAGTAGCTCGACCAATGCGGCCTTAAATTACCTTACCTATTTAAGAAGCTTCTTCGGGGGCGACTGGTTGTTAGCTATAGCGGCTTATGACACGGGTGAAGGTAACGTACAGAATGCGATCCGTCATAATACGCAGCAAGATAAGAATACCCATTTCTGGGCATTGCCATTGGCATCTGAGACACGTTCTTATATTCCGCGTTTATTGGCTTTAGCTGCGATTGTTAAAAACCCAGCTAAGTATGGCGTGAGCTTACCTCCGGTCAGTGCTAAGCCTTATTTAGAGCTAGTTGATGCAAATAGCATGAGTTTAACTCATGTAGCTAAATTAGCAGGTATGAGCGTTGCGGAATTAAAGGAATTGAATCCGGGAATGAAAAGTAGTTCTGCTGCGATTAAACGTGGTCAGGTTGCTTTGCCTATCGATAGGGTAGCTTTGTATAAACAACAATTAGTTACCGCTACAAGCTCGAACTCTAAGGTTCAAGCTGATGATAGTAGGCTTGCTTTAAAACAAGCTGGAACAAAAGCTAAGCATAGCCCTGTTCAGTTAGTGAGTAACCAAACTAAGCCGAGTCCGGCTACTTTGGTGAAGTCTAACCCAAGTTCGCAGCAAATCCACTTGGTAAAAAGTGGGGATACGCTGGCGGGTATTGCTAAGCACTACCACGTATCGGTTAAGAAAATACAGGCTTGGAATAAGCTGGATAGCGACTTTCTCAAGCCAGGTGAAAAACTAAAAATTATGCTTTCATAA
- a CDS encoding cell division protein FtsQ/DivIB: MVKNGKVVENQRFQRQRDKPRLIRLSSQLPSRRWFFKFSLSLLLILSCVLLWQKLSNPSCFPVKNIKISGDLTYVKQSHLQQIILPFIAKGFFRLDSQGLKEQILHVPWIASVSVKRYWPDTLAVSFITKKPIAFIGKHGLLDAQGNIFIPDGDSIALDLPIFVGPVGQQKYLLQTYNTLNPMFAQLNLKIKFLQLIDEQYWHLKLNNGLTVYLSRSQPYIQLERLVDVYPDVIASKVSMVDYVDLRYAHGMAVKFKKRIS, encoded by the coding sequence ATGGTTAAAAATGGGAAAGTAGTTGAAAACCAACGATTCCAACGGCAACGCGATAAACCTAGATTGATTCGTTTAAGTTCTCAATTGCCTTCAAGAAGATGGTTTTTTAAGTTTTCATTGAGCCTATTACTTATATTAAGTTGCGTTTTACTATGGCAAAAATTATCCAATCCTAGTTGTTTTCCCGTCAAAAATATTAAAATTAGTGGTGATTTAACTTATGTTAAGCAAAGTCATCTGCAGCAAATTATTCTGCCGTTTATTGCAAAAGGTTTTTTTCGTTTAGATAGCCAAGGATTAAAAGAACAAATTTTACATGTACCATGGATAGCGAGTGTCAGCGTAAAACGATATTGGCCCGATACACTAGCGGTTAGCTTTATTACTAAAAAACCTATCGCTTTTATTGGAAAGCATGGTCTATTAGATGCTCAGGGTAATATTTTTATCCCAGATGGAGATTCTATAGCATTAGACTTGCCAATTTTTGTGGGGCCGGTAGGCCAACAAAAATATTTATTACAAACCTATAACACACTGAATCCAATGTTTGCACAACTAAATCTAAAAATTAAATTCTTACAACTAATTGATGAACAATATTGGCATTTAAAATTGAATAATGGCTTAACTGTTTATTTAAGTAGAAGTCAACCTTACATACAATTAGAACGTTTGGTAGATGTTTATCCTGATGTTATTGCAAGTAAAGTATCTATGGTAGATTATGTGGATCTCCGTTATGCCCATGGTATGGCCGTAAAATTTAAGAAAAGGATTTCATAG
- the ftsZ gene encoding cell division protein FtsZ: MSAKFDSHNPPLQNAVIKVVGVGGGGGNTLEHMLAQDIPGVEFICANTDAQALKNSSANCLLQLGQQITKGLGAGANPEIGRLAAEADRERVRSALEGADMVFITAGMGGGTGTGAAPVIAEIAKQMKILTVAVVTKPFEIEGKKRLRLAEEGIKQLSQHVDSLITIPNEKLMNVLGDDVSFLDAFKAVDDVLFGAVKGIAALITRAGLINVDFADVKTVMSEMGTTMMGTGVGLGSDRALSAANAAIGSPLLKDINLKGARGVLVNITAGPDLSMKEFGIVGGVIKEIASEDANVVIGTVIDPGMNDELRVTIVITGLGHQLATGAPMHEVEDSGLIRAADGSLDYHQLERPTVLRKQGVVTSSKSTVDSNVTDIEYFDIPAFLRRQEEVS, translated from the coding sequence ATGAGTGCCAAATTTGATTCGCACAATCCACCATTACAAAATGCTGTCATAAAAGTTGTTGGTGTTGGAGGTGGTGGTGGTAATACACTTGAACATATGTTGGCACAAGATATTCCAGGAGTAGAGTTTATCTGTGCAAATACCGATGCCCAAGCGTTAAAAAACTCTTCTGCTAATTGTTTATTACAATTGGGTCAACAAATCACTAAAGGTTTAGGTGCAGGAGCAAATCCTGAGATAGGCCGTCTTGCTGCTGAAGCAGATAGGGAAAGAGTGAGGTCGGCTTTGGAGGGAGCAGATATGGTTTTTATCACCGCAGGGATGGGTGGAGGTACGGGAACGGGTGCTGCACCGGTTATTGCAGAAATTGCCAAGCAGATGAAAATTTTAACGGTAGCAGTAGTTACTAAACCATTTGAGATTGAAGGAAAGAAACGCCTGCGTTTAGCTGAAGAGGGAATTAAGCAACTTAGCCAGCATGTTGATTCTCTTATTACTATTCCTAATGAAAAATTAATGAACGTTTTAGGCGATGACGTTAGTTTTCTAGATGCATTTAAAGCAGTAGATGATGTATTATTTGGCGCCGTTAAAGGAATTGCTGCATTAATTACACGTGCAGGATTAATTAATGTGGATTTTGCAGATGTAAAAACGGTAATGTCGGAGATGGGAACCACCATGATGGGGACAGGTGTAGGATTAGGTTCGGACAGAGCGCTATCAGCAGCAAATGCCGCAATAGGCAGTCCATTATTAAAAGATATAAATTTAAAAGGTGCACGTGGTGTATTAGTGAATATAACAGCGGGACCGGATTTATCGATGAAGGAATTTGGAATAGTTGGAGGAGTGATTAAAGAAATTGCATCAGAAGATGCTAACGTGGTTATTGGTACAGTAATAGATCCTGGAATGAACGATGAATTACGTGTGACAATAGTGATAACGGGTCTCGGACATCAACTTGCTACGGGTGCTCCTATGCATGAGGTAGAAGACTCAGGCCTCATCAGAGCAGCTGATGGTAGTTTAGATTACCATCAGTTAGAACGTCCTACGGTATTACGCAAACAAGGTGTTGTTACATCGAGTAAGTCCACGGTAGATAGTAACGTTACCGATATTGAATATTTTGATATTCCAGCTTTTTTACGAAGACAAGAAGAGGTTTCTTAA